TGGTTTAGCACAGGCATCTGGCTGGCCTGGATGTATTGGTGGTATTTCTCGGTGGTTACGTAATCAAGAACGAGGTACGGTGATGGGTATTTGGACAACAAATCACATCATTGCAAATATTATTTATAAATCGTTAGGTGGATTGTTATTAGGTATGTTTGGTTGGCGCTGGGCATTTTTTGGGATGAGTATCCTAACTTTATTTGTCTGGGCACTCATTCTTATCTGGCAGAAAGACCGTCCTGAAGATGTAGGGCTTGAACCTATCATAGATAAGACTGACGACTATGGTCAGGCTATCAAGGCATCACAAGAAGAGCACATCCCATTTTCAGAATATCTTCGTGTGGCGTTTAACCCACTTATTTTCATTATGGGTATTGCTTATTTTTCAGTAAAGTTTTTAAGATATGCTTTGGATTCTTGGCTACCTTCATTTCTAAATATTCAGGGATTACCTGTAGACCAGGCAAGCTACTATTCTATGGTTTTTGATGTTACTGGTGTTGTCGGAACGATATTTGCTGGGTACATTCTTGACCGCTGGTTCCGTGGTAATTGGGCAGGAGTTTGCTTCTTATGTGGGTTAGGTACAATTTTAGGTTATATTGCAGTGATTTATGCAGGGGCAAATCCTATTATGATTGCTATGTGTTTCGGTATTGTTGGATTTATGCTCTACGGTCCCGATAGTTTATTGACAGGAGCGGCAGCAGTTGCGGTTGCTGGTGAAGCCAATGCCGTCGCAATCACGGGTATCATTAACGGAATTGGTAGTGTGGGACCTGTTATTCAGGAATTGGTAATTGGTAAATTTATGAAAACTGCGGACCCGATGGTAGGTATAGCACGAACAAATACGTTATGTCTCATTTTTAGTATAGCGTTGGCAGTTTCCACAGCCTTTCTTACCTGGTATCTCTATCATATTCATCAAAGAAATTCAGAAGACAACAATTCACCATCCTGCTAAATATACTTTTTGTCACGGGAATTATACTTTATTTGCTCCTTGAATAAACAAATCCATCCGACGTGACAATTCTTTTAAGTGATTTTCATCACCTTGAGGAAACTCTTCTGTAATCCACCCTTTATAACCGACCTCATGTAGAGCAGAACGTACCTCAGCGAAATCTACATCACCTTCGTAGGGAAGTTTGCACCATTGATAACCGTTACGCTTAAAGTCTTTTATGTGTATTTTAACGATTCGTTCTCTCAGAGTACGTATCCAATCTTGTGGAAAGCCAAAGATAACAACATTTGCCATGTCAAAGTAAGCCCGAACAAAGGGACTATTTATTTCATCTATATACTGACGAAATTCCAGAGGACTGAGCAAAAATTTGTTCCAGACATTTTCGACAGCAATGATAATTTTGTTTTCCTCAGCAATAGGAATAAGTTCGCGAATATTCTTTTGAGAGCGTTCCCATGCTTCTTGGTATCGAACCTGCTCATTGACAACCGCAGGAACAAGGAGTACTGTTTCTGCACCAACTTTTTTTGCCAACCCGATAGCCTGAATAATTCTTTTTTTCCCTTCTTCAACGACTGAAGTATCAGGATGTGATAATGGCTTATCCCATCCACCATAAATAATGGAATGTATTTGCAATTGATTCTTCTGAGCAGATTCTAAAATTTTATTTATTTCTCCATCGTCAGTAATGGGTGGAATTTCTATTCCATCAAACCCGCAGTCCTTTGCTAATTTACATCGTTCCATTTCGGATTTTTCTTTTGGTAGGTTACCCCATTGTACCGCTTTCTTTAGTCGTGGGTATGTAATATTCTCTTTTGCGAATACCCCACCACTTTTTAATATCGCAGTTCCTAAAATGAGTGAACTACTTGCATATAGAAAGCTACGACGAGAAACATCATAATTCTTTTTCATAGTTATTTTCCTTTTTTTATTAACTGAATAAGTTTATTTATATGATTTTTAAATAATTGTTATGCTACTTTCAAATAACGACGAACATCAAGAGGTGCAATTAGCTTCGCAAGCCAAGTAAAATAATGGATGCGGTTGCGGAATGTGATTATCTAATTATCAACAAATAAGAAGGAAAATATTATGCATACAGCGATGATTTTTTCTCCACATGCAGATGATGCATCAGCATTTTGTGGTGGAACATTAGCCAAGTGGAGTGCCAATGGATGGAACATTATCCTTGTTCGTGTTACAGATGATGCACGCGATTCGGTAGGGCTAACAATAGAAGAAACGGTTAAGCGAAATCGAGCGGAATTAGAGAAATCGTGTGAAATATTAGGTATCAAAGAAATTATAGATCTCAATTTCCCTACGGATACATTGGCAGATATTCCGTTGACTAAATTGCGAGAACGATTTGTATATTTGATGCGGAAATACAAACCGTATGCCATTTTCTCATTTGACCCGTATGCTCATTTTGAACCGAATATGGATCATGTGCGAGTTGCACGTGCAGTGGAAGAGGCGTTGTGGGTTTCCTGCTTTGATTTGCATCATCCAGAACATTTTAAGGAAGGTCTGGAACCTTTTTCTGTATGTGAACGTTGGTATTTTGCACGTAATTTAGAAAAGATTACATACGTAGAAGACATAACTGATTATTTTCCGCAGAAGGTACATGCTCTCTCCGCTCATGAAACGATGATGCGTAATCTACTTCAATCGTTCCGTTTACAATTAAAAACATGGGGGTATCAAATCCCTCTAATTGAGGATGCTTTTTCAGGTGATTATACAGGATTATTAGAGCAGGTTTTATATATGCAAGCATCAGGAATAGCGGAAGAATGTGGGATGCCCGAAGGAACATTAGCAGAACCTTTCAGAGTAGACCGCTTTGGCGATATGGAGGCTTTCTTTCAGCAGATGGCAGAACCTATTGACGGTACGACACAAGGACCGAAACGTCCATTTTTAGATACATTTTGGAGCGAAGAATAAACGAGTGAGGCAGACCTTGTTTGTCCGATATAAAGGTTTTGTCTCTTTGTTTCTATGTTATTTCGTTTTTCTAATATTACAATATCGGTTTTTATAAAATAGAGAATATTTGTATAATTTAATTTCACAATAAAAAGATAGGTAAATAATAAGATGCAACGATTTTTAGTCTCATCTGTAGTGACATTTGCTCTTTGTATTGCTCCTTTAACACCATCATACTCACAAACCCAAAACCCAGTGATTCATGAAGCCAACACGAATCCGTTAGGAATTCATTTGTCAAGACAGGTTCCACGGGAATATACACCAGGCTCACCGTTAGAGATTGTATTGACAATATATTGCGATGCACCTGACCCAAATTATCCTGTCACTGCGGTTGGTTTATATGAGTCTATACCTGCGGAGTGGACATTTACATCTATGCGTGGGGTTACGACAGAACCGCCACCTATAGCACCTTCGCCTGGAACACAAGGCACATTACAATTTGCATGGATTACGCCTCCTAATTTTCCATGTACTTTTGCGTATACCGTTCAGGTACCTGAGAATATGGCAGGAGTAAAAACATTCTCTGGACAGGTCGAGTATCGAACGAACGGGCCCCGTTTAGTATCTCCACCTGAGATTACTCAAATTAACGGGATTGACCGTATCCCGCCAGAGATTACTTTGTTGGGTGATAATCCCATGACTATTTATCAAGGGAGCGATTACATAGAACCTGGCTGGAAAGCGAAAGATAACGCAGATGGGGATGTAACGGACCGTGTCCAGGTTAGTGGCAATGTCAATGTAAACCAGCCTGGTGAATATACTTTAACCTATACAGTTCGGGATAATGCTGGGAATAATGCTTCTGCAAGTCGAGTTGTCCGTGTTTTAGAGAAAAATGTAACACCAACATCAGCAACGGGAACCGTCCCAATTAGCCCTGGACCTGCGGTGTTACCACCACCTGTAACTACAACTCGCCCAACAAGACCTGCTCAAACAGCGATGAAACAACCTACAACTTCGTCAACATCTGCGACACCACCTACATCCATTCCATCAACGAGCACACCGAGGCCAGAAGAAGTAACGTTCCCGCGTCCTGATATGCATATGCCTCCTAATATTCCAAATATCCCAAACATCCCGAAGGATGCTAAACCTCAGGGGATAGCAAGTGGACAACCGTTGAAACCGTTTGATTTGCCGAAGGAAATTAAGGGTGGTTTGAGACCTCCTCCTTCACATGAGGGTAATCGAACATTGTATGAACGGACAAAGCAGTCTGGACAAACTGTTGTACAACAGATAACCCCGCCGAGCACCACAAAGACTAATGTTGAAAAAACTACTGAGGTAACAGAAACAACACCAGCAATAACACCAAAACCACCTGTTGAACCTTTACAGGAGAGTAAAAAACAGGAAGAGGTTATGAGTCCCGCAGAAAAAAAAGTAGAACCTTCAACAACTTCTTTGGCTACTGCTGAAAACACAAAGCCTCTGGAACCAGCCTCAATCGATACTGGAGGGAAACCAGGTCTACCTTCTTATCTTGCCCAGTTGAAAAACTGGTGGGCTGAAAGGACACAGGCAGAACGTCGTAATTTAATGGGTATGTTTATATTATTCGGGTTACTAACCTTGCTATGTGTTATAACGGGCAGAACTGCTTACCAAGGTATTACTCCACAACCACGTAAAAAGGTAGCTAATACCATATCAGGGGATACCTCAGAAAAATAGTGTGTTCAACTTCGTTTTTACCAATATGTTAAAATCAATAAGTTATCGTTTCTGGCAACGTTGATGAAGGTTAAGTATCCAAAAACAACATTATG
This genomic stretch from Candidatus Hydrogenedens sp. harbors:
- a CDS encoding MFS transporter, which produces MSIGLKPLTPEHRVWRWKILTTTYIAYIGYYMTRKIFTICKTTIAAELGWELGDTAYVWASFLIAYMIGQFLNSFIGRKWGPRVILLGGLGISIICNTIFGFTNSFANFLLFMFINGLAQASGWPGCIGGISRWLRNQERGTVMGIWTTNHIIANIIYKSLGGLLLGMFGWRWAFFGMSILTLFVWALILIWQKDRPEDVGLEPIIDKTDDYGQAIKASQEEHIPFSEYLRVAFNPLIFIMGIAYFSVKFLRYALDSWLPSFLNIQGLPVDQASYYSMVFDVTGVVGTIFAGYILDRWFRGNWAGVCFLCGLGTILGYIAVIYAGANPIMIAMCFGIVGFMLYGPDSLLTGAAAVAVAGEANAVAITGIINGIGSVGPVIQELVIGKFMKTADPMVGIARTNTLCLIFSIALAVSTAFLTWYLYHIHQRNSEDNNSPSC
- a CDS encoding sugar phosphate isomerase/epimerase family protein; protein product: MKKNYDVSRRSFLYASSSLILGTAILKSGGVFAKENITYPRLKKAVQWGNLPKEKSEMERCKLAKDCGFDGIEIPPITDDGEINKILESAQKNQLQIHSIIYGGWDKPLSHPDTSVVEEGKKRIIQAIGLAKKVGAETVLLVPAVVNEQVRYQEAWERSQKNIRELIPIAEENKIIIAVENVWNKFLLSPLEFRQYIDEINSPFVRAYFDMANVVIFGFPQDWIRTLRERIVKIHIKDFKRNGYQWCKLPYEGDVDFAEVRSALHEVGYKGWITEEFPQGDENHLKELSRRMDLFIQGANKV
- a CDS encoding DUF5011 domain-containing protein, with the protein product MQRFLVSSVVTFALCIAPLTPSYSQTQNPVIHEANTNPLGIHLSRQVPREYTPGSPLEIVLTIYCDAPDPNYPVTAVGLYESIPAEWTFTSMRGVTTEPPPIAPSPGTQGTLQFAWITPPNFPCTFAYTVQVPENMAGVKTFSGQVEYRTNGPRLVSPPEITQINGIDRIPPEITLLGDNPMTIYQGSDYIEPGWKAKDNADGDVTDRVQVSGNVNVNQPGEYTLTYTVRDNAGNNASASRVVRVLEKNVTPTSATGTVPISPGPAVLPPPVTTTRPTRPAQTAMKQPTTSSTSATPPTSIPSTSTPRPEEVTFPRPDMHMPPNIPNIPNIPKDAKPQGIASGQPLKPFDLPKEIKGGLRPPPSHEGNRTLYERTKQSGQTVVQQITPPSTTKTNVEKTTEVTETTPAITPKPPVEPLQESKKQEEVMSPAEKKVEPSTTSLATAENTKPLEPASIDTGGKPGLPSYLAQLKNWWAERTQAERRNLMGMFILFGLLTLLCVITGRTAYQGITPQPRKKVANTISGDTSEK
- a CDS encoding PIG-L family deacetylase codes for the protein MHTAMIFSPHADDASAFCGGTLAKWSANGWNIILVRVTDDARDSVGLTIEETVKRNRAELEKSCEILGIKEIIDLNFPTDTLADIPLTKLRERFVYLMRKYKPYAIFSFDPYAHFEPNMDHVRVARAVEEALWVSCFDLHHPEHFKEGLEPFSVCERWYFARNLEKITYVEDITDYFPQKVHALSAHETMMRNLLQSFRLQLKTWGYQIPLIEDAFSGDYTGLLEQVLYMQASGIAEECGMPEGTLAEPFRVDRFGDMEAFFQQMAEPIDGTTQGPKRPFLDTFWSEE